The window CCACCTGATAACGCTCCGGCGTGGATCCCCCTTCCTCCTGGATGGTCACCCAGCTCCCCAGGGTGACGAAGGTTTTGGGCCCGGTGGTCTCCTCGATGATCACCGCGCGCCGGAGCATGGATTCCAGCATCATGATGCGGCCTTCCACAAAGGCCTGCTCGTTCTTGGCCGCCTCATATTCCGCGTTCTCGTCGTAGTTGCCCTCATCCATCGCCAGGTTCAGCCGCCGGGCCACTTCCTGACGACGAACGGTGCGCAGGTACTCCAGCTCCTCCAGCAACTTCTGATAGCCTTCACGAGTCAGATAGATGGGCTGCTCGCTCATAGATCCTCTCTGATCTGCGAAATCAATGGGGTGAAAGGGGGCCTCCCTCTCCAGAGACAAGAAGAGCGCCGTTCCAGGCGCTCCCGGTTGCTTTCGCTCCAGGCGAGCCCATATCCATGTCCCTTTGGATCCGATGGGAACCATCGTTCCGGGCCCGGCAGTTTCTCGCCAGGCGCTTCCATTATAGCATGGGGCCATGGCTTCTACAAGGCCGCCGATGGGGCAGGGTGTGTCCCAAAATCGTAGGACAACTGCGAGCAGTTGTCCTACAACGCGGCGAGGCCCGACAAAATTGGGACACACCTGATGGGGCATCCACACCGGAGCGAACCGGATATGCCGTTCTGGACCCTCTTTTTGATCCTCGCATGGCCCCTCGGGATGCTGGCCAACGGGCTGGCCGATGCCCTGCCGGCCCGCCGGGTTCTTCCCCATCGGCTGCGGTCCGCCTGGGCCGCGTGGATTCGCTTCGGGCGGCGGCCGCGGGCCCGGGAGCTGGCCCTGGAGGCGGGGGTGCCGCTGCTGTGGGCGCTGGCCCTGGGACGCTTCGGCCTCTCCCCCCGGGGGATCCTCTGCGCCCTGTATCTGACGATCCTGGCCCTCGTGGTCGTCACCGATCTGGAGCATCGGCGGATCTACGACGCGGTGATGCTGCCGGCCATCGCCCTGGCGGCCCTGGCGGCCCCGGTCTCCCCATGGCTGGAGGGGGGCGCCATCGGGGCCTGGGGAATGGGCGTCGGCGCCTTCATCTTCTTTTTCGGGCTGGCGGTCATCAGCCGGGGCGGGATCGGGGGCGGAGATGCGACGCTGGCGGCCTTCATCGGGCTGATCACCGGCTTCCCTCAGGGTCTGCGGGCGCTGTCGTGGGGGGTTCTGCTGGCCGGGGCCTTCAGCCTGGGGCTGCTGCTGTCCCGGCGGGGGACGCTGAAGACGGCCTTTCCATACGGCCCCTTCCTGGCCCTGGGAGGCGCCCTCGTCCTGTTCGGAAGCTGACCCGGAGAGCCCCGTGTGTGTCCCTCACCCGGTCATCCACACCCACTGGGTGGGAAAGAGACGGTCGAGGCCCACCTCGGCGAAATGACGCACCAGGAGGCTGGGATCCTCCCGGGCGGCCATCAGGGCCGGGAGGCTGCGGGGGGAGGCGATCCGGGCGAGGGCGCGGGCGGCGAGGATGCGGACCTGGGGGTTCGGGTGGCGCAGGCCCTCGATCAGGGGATCCAGCGCCGCTTCCCCGTAACGGGCCAGGGCCTCCGCGGCCACCCAGGCCACCCAGGGGAGATCCTGGAGCCGGGCGCAGAGAGCCTGCGCGATGCGAGGGGCTTCCGCCTCCCGCGGTCGCGCGCCCAGGGCCCAGGCGGCGGCCGCCCGCACCTCGGGCTCCGGATCCTCAAGGGCCCGCAACAGGGCCTCCTCCCCGCGCGCATCCGGGAGCTCCACGCTGAGCCGGCAGGCCCAGGCCCGAGCCTCCGGATCCGGATCGCGGAGCAGATCCTCTACCCACGCCGCCAGGACCTCCGGGTCCTCCCGGAGGGTGGACAGCTGGGCCTCCGCGCCCTGAGGGTCCTCCTGCCATCGCCGGCGCCAGGCGCGAAGGTCCATCGGCGGCTTCCGCCTCAGGCCGCAGGGGGAGGGACCGGGAGGGCGTCGACGGGGGTGTCGCGCCACTTATCGCCTTCCTCGATCAGCATCACCGGGATGCCGTCGCGGATGGGATACTTGCGCCCGCAATCCGGCTCCAGGCACACCAGCCACGCATCCCGCACCAGCTGCAGCCGCCCGGGATCGGGCCCCTCCTTCCGGGTTGGGCCGGACACGCAGTGAGGGCAACGCAGGATCTCCAGGAGCTCCGGGCTGATCATCGATCTCGCCTCCTTGAAAAAGCATCCCCACCGCCACGGGCTATAATAGCACAGGAGGCCCATTCCGCGCTTTCCTCGGAAGAGAGACCCGGACGGCGCCTTCTTCAGGAGAGGATCGGATGCAACCGTTACCCTGGCGATGGGAGCCCGTGGATACGCAGCGCGACCGGCACTTCCGCCGCCGGGAGAAGGTCCTTGGGCAGTTTTTCACCCCGCCGCGGCTGGCGGCGTGGATGGTGGAGATGGCCCTCGACTGGCTTCCCCACCCGGTCTCCATGCTGGATCCCGCATGCGGCGATGGAGCCTTCCTGGAGCCGGCGGCCCGTCTTGGGTTCTCGGAGGTGATCGGCATCGAGGTGGATCCGGAGGTCCTGGCGACGGCGAGGGAGCGGCTCCGGGCTTTCCCTCAGGTTTCCCTGCACGGGGCCAACGCCCTGGAGCGGGCGCGCGAGCTGGAGGACCGCTTTGATCTGGTGGCCACCAACCCGCCGTTCTCTGCGAAGTACGGCCGCGTGCAGGACCCCTGGTTGCTGGGACGGTTTGCGCTGGCGGCGGGGCGGCGAAGCGAAGCGATCGAGGTGCTGTTTCTGGAGCTCAGCGTGCGGGCGCTTCGGGAGGGAGGTGTCTTAGCCATCGTGTTGCCGGAAGGCCTCTTCGCCAATCTGCCGTGCCGACGGGTCCGGGAATGGCTGCTCCATCACGTTCGCCCGCTGGCCATCATCAGCCTCTCCCGAAGGTTCTTCCCGGCGAAAACCTGCATCCTGTTCGCCCGCAAGGGCGGCATTCCATCGGCGGTGTGGCTGGCCCATGCGGAGGATGAGGAGGACCTGGACCACATCTCCGAGGAGATCCGTCAGGGGAAAGGGTTCCGTCAGCCCCTTGAAGCGATGGGGGATACCTGGGTCCCGCTGCATCATCTGACGCCTCCCGCGCCTTCCGCAGCGTTCCCGCTGCTCCCCCTCGGCGAGCTGCTGCATGAGATGCGGGGAGGGCACGCGAAGTACGGGCCCCGACGGGTCTTCTCGGAGTCCGGAATCCCCTTCCTCTCTGCGAAGACCGTGACACCATGGGGGATCGACCTCCGCCGGGATGGGCGGAGGGTTCGACCGGGAAGCCCGATGGATCACCCCGGGGCGCGGGCCCGAAAAGGAGATGTGCTGTTCGTCCGCGTCGGCGTGGGATGCATCGGGCGGGCCGCCGTGGTGCTGGAGGACGATGAGGAGGGAATTGCGGACGACTACCTCTATATCCTCCG is drawn from Thermoflexus hugenholtzii and contains these coding sequences:
- a CDS encoding prepilin peptidase, which codes for MPFWTLFLILAWPLGMLANGLADALPARRVLPHRLRSAWAAWIRFGRRPRARELALEAGVPLLWALALGRFGLSPRGILCALYLTILALVVVTDLEHRRIYDAVMLPAIALAALAAPVSPWLEGGAIGAWGMGVGAFIFFFGLAVISRGGIGGGDATLAAFIGLITGFPQGLRALSWGVLLAGAFSLGLLLSRRGTLKTAFPYGPFLALGGALVLFGS
- the greA gene encoding transcription elongation factor GreA, which produces MSEQPIYLTREGYQKLLEELEYLRTVRRQEVARRLNLAMDEGNYDENAEYEAAKNEQAFVEGRIMMLESMLRRAVIIEETTGPKTFVTLGSWVTIQEEGGSTPERYQVVGSAEADPSQGRISNESPLGQALLGHRVGDVITVNAPDGVLRFRILRIE
- a CDS encoding Trm112 family protein; amino-acid sequence: MISPELLEILRCPHCVSGPTRKEGPDPGRLQLVRDAWLVCLEPDCGRKYPIRDGIPVMLIEEGDKWRDTPVDALPVPPPAA
- a CDS encoding N-6 DNA methylase; this translates as MQPLPWRWEPVDTQRDRHFRRREKVLGQFFTPPRLAAWMVEMALDWLPHPVSMLDPACGDGAFLEPAARLGFSEVIGIEVDPEVLATARERLRAFPQVSLHGANALERARELEDRFDLVATNPPFSAKYGRVQDPWLLGRFALAAGRRSEAIEVLFLELSVRALREGGVLAIVLPEGLFANLPCRRVREWLLHHVRPLAIISLSRRFFPAKTCILFARKGGIPSAVWLAHAEDEEDLDHISEEIRQGKGFRQPLEAMGDTWVPLHHLTPPAPSAAFPLLPLGELLHEMRGGHAKYGPRRVFSESGIPFLSAKTVTPWGIDLRRDGRRVRPGSPMDHPGARARKGDVLFVRVGVGCIGRAAVVLEDDEEGIADDYLYILRFRTDRMRPEFFALLTQTGFFRRALQRIWRGTGTVTVPQRLLRELPVPVPPLSAQEPFAAAYRDLHRRAREGHMRIEELGRQVLQLEHLFEGRGL
- a CDS encoding HEAT repeat domain-containing protein → MDLRAWRRRWQEDPQGAEAQLSTLREDPEVLAAWVEDLLRDPDPEARAWACRLSVELPDARGEEALLRALEDPEPEVRAAAAWALGARPREAEAPRIAQALCARLQDLPWVAWVAAEALARYGEAALDPLIEGLRHPNPQVRILAARALARIASPRSLPALMAAREDPSLLVRHFAEVGLDRLFPTQWVWMTG